In the genome of Naumovozyma dairenensis CBS 421 chromosome 7, complete genome, the window GGACCGAAATGTCCTACGAAGAGAGCCTCACGCCATGATTTAATATCTGGAATAATAGGTTTTAATAACATCACTGCGGGGATTCTACGCAAGAAGATCACTACAATTGATAGAATGATTAATCTCCAAACGTTTAATCCAATGGAaccattattaaattgacTCCATGGAATTATTGCACCgaaataaatgaaataagcataattcaataatagaTCAATGACAGTGGAGACTTTACTTTCTTCAGTTCTTTGAGAGAACCAACCATCCCAAGCAAATGCAGCACCTGCGGCGAATGAAACTAACAAATCATCTACACCCAATATGGAACCGAACCCAGCACAACAAAATGCTAAGACCACATAGAATGCTAAGAAGGATTCACgatcaataatatttttctcttcaGCAAATCTAATGGCTCTACGTCCAATGTATCCAATGAATACGCCTAATATACATCCGAATATACATTCATAAAGTAAAGTGACACAAATCCAATCTTTAACAATTTCTCTTCCATTCCCTGGATGAATgattaaatttaatgataaaaaaataaatggGAAAGCCATCCCATCATTACAACCAGATTCTGCAGATAAAAGATTTCTTAAATGACCTGGAACTTTTTGTGCAAATTTACCCGAGACGACAGATTGTGCCAAGATAGGATCCGTTGCAGTGATACATGCACTAATCAACAAACTTTCCGAGAAATTTAAACCTGGTATAACTATCCAAACGAAGAGGCCAATGATCAACCAACCTGTAGTCATCACGGGAAACAATAACATTACGACGGATAACCAATGTTTCAacatatattttcttgGTAACTCTACAGCGACAGCGAAGATTTGCAAACATAATACGATTCTTGTGATTTCCAAAGTGATTGAATCGGAATTCCCCCATTTTAATGGATTAAACCAATTTAAACAAACGGGTCCCACGATAAGACCGAATATACCGGCGACGGTGGATTCACCGATGTATAGTTTCTCCTTGACGAAAAGTGAGACTAGAGAGAAGATTGATGAGAAGACCCCTACACATGCGTATGCGACATGAGCTTTTGAGACTGATAAATGTTCCCAAACAGCCATGAAATATTGGTGTGGTGAGAGATATaatgtgtgtgtgtgtgaTTTGTTCGTGATGAGCTTTTGTTTTGCTTTTGATTTTTCCCCTTAAACTTGTGGAACTTGCCTTACACgaactttttctttgtatgATATGAGACAGggataaatatatttagaTGTAGAGTATAATATGATTcgtttttcctttcttaGTACGTAGGTAGAGAGAcaggaaaagaaaacaaaatatcTCAAAGGAAATCTAGCGAAAATTGCCTAAGTGTGGAATGTGAAAAATTGAGAAGGCAAAGAGCAAGTGAGATGGTATGATATGgtacaataataatgcttGAATATGACTCCTTCTACCGTATCACTATGGGCTCTCTCTTCTATCTATCTTGTTTCTAGTGAAAAAGTAGCAAAAATGGATGTACTTTAGGTACGTAAGTATATTTTCCAGTTTTTTgctattatatatttgtgGAGCGTGCGCCACAcattctatatatatttgtattatgtaaatatatatatagagagAGAACACTGTCTCTGAAATGATAGTTCGACAAAGAGACCaaagagaatatatatatatagtccAGAGGAGGAGTATGAACGAGAGAGTGAGTAAATTATTACACTAAattatgaagaaattatatatagaggCCTTGAGCATTGGATCGTCTATTAGATAGACCGACAGGCCGAAGTGGACAAGGGCCTTTTCCAGGAAAGCCACGATTACATTATAGTTTCTTAAATGAACACCAACAATGATGCGGACATGCCTAGTCTTCTTTAAGAAGAAAGTTCTTAACTTATCGACTGTCTCTAAGAATGGTGTAATCAAGTAATCATTATAGATGACATCCATGGCAAGCATATATACAACGGAGTTTGGATTCGTGtttgaattattgataCGAACAAACTCTGGATAATCTGCCGCATTCTTGAACGTTTCCCAATCTAACGGTAGCACTTCTAAATTAATTGTCTGCTTGTCTCTCTTTTGtgtatttcttttattagtCTTGTCATCAGCGATGTCTGCTGCTTCGtttatttcttgttgtttcttGTCTTTAGAGGTCGCTTCACCATTATCataatttatattcaaagatttGGAAATAATCTCTCTCTTGTTCAATTGTTTCAGGttgtttttgatattgGATTGTAATTTACTCAAAATACCCTTTTGATCAGTACAAATATAATTATCTACATGATTCCCCAAGACAACGGGTAATATCCCTGATATACCCGAACctaattcaataatagaTGCTATGgctttattattattcttattattatcagtgTTACCGTAATAACCTGCAGTCTTTGTATTAAACAATCTAGGGACAAACATTCGAGAGAAGTCATAATCACTAGTTTCAAGATCTGAATTATCAGACCAAGAATCATTACGCAATAGTGTTACTTCCATACCATTTCTCAACGGTTTAGAGGCTTCTTCATACAATACCCATGCAATAAACATGATTGTGGTCTTCCATAGAACATATCCAGTAGTGGAATTGTTGTTATCTGTATTTGAACATAGACTCGTGATAGATTGTTCAATATCGAGATAATATGAACTTGTATCTGCTCCATCGgaatcttcatcatcttcacttgtgttgtttttcttgttcctcCCtttcctcctcctcctcctcctgcttttcttcttcttgtttctCTTCTCCATCTCAAAGTCATGATATAGAGGTGGGTTGAGGTCGATTTCCAATCTACAAGCTTTGGGATCTTGCATTCCCAAGTCTTGCGGCATTCGATCCAAATGgttataattatttaaatcgGAAAACCTACGAGACATTTCCTCATGAATAGTGTCATGCTGAATAGAAACTAACATGAAGGAGCTATCTACACTTTCGTGTGGTCCCTCTGAATCAGTTTCAGACATTCTTTTTGCTATCTGTTTCTATGGGCTGCCTGCACGTATGTCCTTATTCTATAGGTACTATATTATTTGCTATATCAAGATATCAAGATATCAAGTCACCATGACAATGTCAATTACATGTGACAAGtaatataattgaataacCCATGGTTACGGAACGAAACTGTACGTACATACGTATGTATGCACCCCATCAATACATTACTCTGGATCCTTCATCGAGAGGATACTACGTACGTAAGGTACTATTAATTCATCGAAACTACTCAACCGATGAGCAGAGCAGAGCAGAGCAGTATTTTCCAGagatttttcacttttcaCTTTTCATGTTCCCACCCCATCCACCTTCCCCCATCCCACGGTGTTCTCTTTGGGCGCCACACTCGGTGTCCCGGTGGTATCTTCTGCACCCAAATTTTACATAGAACGAATATACAGGATAGTTCCTTTGATAATACACCTGGtttcttgttgttattaGGGAAGTAGATAGATGATAATGGGTGTATGCTATAttgtacgtacgtagtATATTACTGTTATACACCCGAATGGTTTATCTTACTCCAacttcaaatatatatatgtatatctATATGTAGGTCCATGGTCTATCTATCAATCTTGTCTGgtcttgtcttgtcttgtcttgGTTCGTCTCGATCCCATAACAACGACGACACAATAAACAGCAGTAACACGAGGCAACACAATAATGTACTATTCAAACTATAACGAATATATTCAGAACCAAAATTATACTCAACAATCTACGCTACCTTTAGCACCTCCTTCTTATCATGTTGATGGATACCCATTATCAAATCATGGTCAATTGTATTCACAAGTACAACTATCAAATACTGATAATAGTTCCAGAACAACAGATTCAATCTCTGCTAGCTCTGCTACTGAATCTGTCTTTTCTGCTAATAATCATTCCCACACTCCTACTCAAGCTCGCCCAATCAATCATGAAGACAACAACACTTTCTACGATGCTAGAGTTAAAGAACTGGAAGAGTACTACTTAAAGACACTActaaatgataataatgacaataaCAACTACGAAGTTAATGGCAATATTAGTGATGTATCTTTGTCTCCAGAACCATCTTATGCAAAACCAATggattatttttataacGGTAATACTaagaacaacaatattTACTTAACTACTCCTCAAGTACTactatcatcatcatcatcatcttcttcttcttcttcttcttctatgCCTAAAGttttatctaataataatactagtAACATTAATCCAATTATAAATCCATTTCTCACTCAACCAAATGATTCTTCTAAGAGACCtttcaacaataataatctacAACCAATTgttgaaaacaaaaaattacaagttGCAATTAATCCAAATTATGCACCATCAGCAAATAAGGGAGTCCTACCATTAACCACTGAAAACTTACAAAAACTATCAATCTCATCTAATAACCAACAGAAACAAGTTAAACAACCAAAGAAAACCATCAAATCGAAAACCAAATCTCAATCTCAATCACAAACGAAACAATTATACAAGACAGAATTATGTGAATCATTCACTTTGAAAGGTGTCTGTAAATACGAAAATAAATGTCAGTTCGCTCATGGGTTACATGAATTACAATTAAAGGAACGTTCCACCAATTTTAGAACTAAAAATTGTTCTAATTGGCTTAAATTAGGTTATTGTCCCTATGGGAAAAGATGTTGTTTCAGACATGGTGATGATTCAGACATTAAGATTTACTTAAATGCAGGAACGTATACCTCTGTAAGTAAGGATACTACTACTGcaagaaagaagaatacTCATGCCAATGTtaaagttttgaaaagaatgaCATGGTAATTTGCTACTTAATGAATTGTCTCccatctttatttattcacaaattatttattaacttatttatttatttatttttaaccATATATCAATCCAATGAACACAtcaatatatctttatNNNNNNNNNNNNNNNNNNNNAGGAGCGGCGAGCCACACACAAAATTTATCTGTTTTTCAAGCAGACACCTTGAGAATCTGCCCATTCTCTTATTGTTGAAGTATCAACAATCTCAATGAATGGATCTAATTTGATCAACCGTTCTAATAATTCCTGAATTAATATTGGTTCAAAACATATAATCTTGTCCATCATCATCTCATCATCTCGTACTATCTTCGTAATATGTTCAAATAATTGTTTCTTATTAACCATCATCTCATCTTGATTACTATTTTTCTCACCTAATTGAGAAGATGCAAGTTGTAATGATTCAATCATCTCACTCTTAGAACGGACAGGTTTTAACCCTAATGACCGAATACTATCTCGTAATTTTTGAACACTTTGTGATTCAATTATGTTaggtttcttttcttctttattccTGATAATTATAGTCCCCGTGTTTGCTCCTGCCTCTTCATCAGAACAAGAAACGACAGTTTCATCTCGTGAATATGTGTATGTATCTGCTAATATAagatcatcattttcaatcatATATAATGGGACTAAACATCGTATATTCTCCCATTCATTATCTATTCCGTACTCATTTCCGTTTGCATCTAATGAAGTGACACCCTGAGTGGTGGTCGCNGGTAAAACAGATGTCGTTCTGCTAGCAGGAACTTGAACACTCCCAATAACAACATCATGCTCGTTTTCGTTTTCGTTTTCGTTCCCGTTCCCATTCTCCTTATTATCGTCATTGCCATTATTGGAAGCAAAGGAACGTAATGGTGAAATCAACCTATCAACTACTTTAAATGGCTCTTGCGTTAAATCtattatttccttttcttcttctcctcCGGCTGCTGCGATTTCGTCATCCCTTATCAAAAATGGTCCTTTTAACTCTGGTATCGTTATTCGTTTACGGCGTTGCTCCTTTCCCT includes:
- the RKM5 gene encoding S-adenosylmethionine-dependent methyltransferase (similar to Saccharomyces cerevisiae YLR137W; ancestral locus Anc_8.339), translating into MSETDSEGPHESVDSSFMLVSIQHDTIHEEMSRRFSDLNNYNHLDRMPQDLGMQDPKACRLEIDLNPPLYHDFEMEKRNKKKKSRRRRRRKGRNKKNNTSEDDEDSDGADTSSYYLDIEQSITSLCSNTDNNNSTTGYVLWKTTIMFIAWVLYEEASKPLRNGMEVTLLRNDSWSDNSDLETSDYDFSRMFVPRLFNTKTAGYYGNTDNNKNNNKAIASIIELGSGISGILPVVLGNHVDNYICTDQKGILSKLQSNIKNNLKQLNKREIISKSLNINYDNGEATSKDKKQQEINEAADIADDKTNKRNTQKRDKQTINLEVLPLDWETFKNAADYPEFVRINNSNTNPNSVVYMLAMDVIYNDYLITPFLETVDKLRTFFLKKTRHVRIIVGVHLRNYNVIVAFLEKALVHFGLSVYLIDDPMLKASIYNFFII
- the TIS11 gene encoding Tis11p (similar to Saccharomyces cerevisiae CTH1 (YDR151C) and TIS11 (YLR136C); ancestral locus Anc_8.333) codes for the protein MYYSNYNEYIQNQNYTQQSTLPLAPPSYHVDGYPLSNHGQLYSQVQLSNTDNSSRTTDSISASSATESVFSANNHSHTPTQARPINHEDNNTFYDARVKELEEYYLKTLLNDNNDNNNYEVNGNISDVSLSPEPSYAKPMDYFYNGNTKNNNIYLTTPQVLLSSSSSSSSSSSSSMPKVLSNNNTSNINPIINPFLTQPNDSSKRPFNNNNLQPIVENKKLQVAINPNYAPSANKGVLPLTTENLQKLSISSNNQQKQVKQPKKTIKSKTKSQSQSQTKQLYKTELCESFTLKGVCKYENKCQFAHGLHELQLKERSTNFRTKNCSNWLKLGYCPYGKRCCFRHGDDSDIKIYLNAGTYTSVSKDTTTARKKNTHANVKVLKRMTW